In Sphingobacteriaceae bacterium, the following proteins share a genomic window:
- a CDS encoding heptosyltransferase, whose translation MLAPKKILIIQTAFIGDAILASSLVEKLHAYFPQAAVSILVRKGNESIYAEHPFLQETLVWNKKEGKLKNLFKLLGRIRKNNYDTVINCHRYGSSGFLTAFSGARHTAGYKENPFSFAFNYTTRHVIGDGRHETERYNALIEDFTDTKIFKPKLYPSAKDYEFVKTFQEANYVCMAPASVWYTKQLPVEKWVELCNKTDASQSIYLLGAPGDIALCENIKNKSSHPAIKIVAGQLSLLQSSALMQSAEMNYVNDSGPLHLASSLNAAVTAFFCSTVPEFGFGPLSDNKTIIEVKGLACKPCGLHGYKTCPLGHFKCGHEMVL comes from the coding sequence TTGCTTGCACCTAAAAAAATATTAATCATCCAAACCGCCTTTATTGGTGATGCCATATTGGCTTCGAGCCTGGTTGAAAAACTGCATGCTTATTTTCCGCAGGCAGCTGTGAGTATTCTGGTAAGAAAAGGCAATGAAAGTATTTATGCAGAACATCCGTTTTTACAGGAGACTTTGGTGTGGAATAAAAAAGAAGGGAAACTTAAAAACCTTTTTAAACTCTTAGGACGCATTCGCAAAAATAACTACGATACTGTAATTAATTGCCATCGCTACGGAAGCTCCGGTTTTTTGACTGCCTTCTCAGGTGCGCGTCATACCGCAGGTTACAAAGAGAATCCCTTCTCTTTCGCTTTTAACTATACAACGCGGCACGTTATAGGTGATGGTCGCCACGAAACAGAACGTTATAATGCATTGATTGAAGATTTTACTGATACAAAGATTTTCAAACCAAAACTGTATCCTTCTGCAAAAGATTACGAATTTGTAAAAACATTTCAGGAAGCAAACTATGTTTGCATGGCACCCGCTTCCGTTTGGTATACAAAACAATTACCGGTAGAAAAATGGGTTGAATTGTGTAATAAAACAGATGCTTCACAAAGCATTTATTTGCTGGGGGCTCCCGGCGATATTGCTTTGTGCGAGAACATTAAAAATAAATCTTCACATCCTGCTATAAAAATTGTTGCGGGCCAGCTTTCACTTTTGCAATCTTCAGCCTTAATGCAATCGGCAGAAATGAATTATGTAAACGACAGCGGACCTTTGCACCTGGCCTCCTCTTTGAACGCCGCCGTTACGGCATTTTTTTGCTCCACGGTTCCTGAATTCGGCTTTGGTCCTTTATCTGATAATAAAACTATTATAGAAGTAAAAGGTTTAGCTTGCAAACCTTGCGGACTTCATGGTTACAAGACTTGTCCCCTTGGTCATTTTAAATGCGGGCATGAGATGGTACTTTAA
- a CDS encoding tRNA 2-methylthio-N6-isopentenyl adenosine(37) hydroxylase MiaE, whose product MLGLKLETDPHWVNIVEKNIEEILTDHAWCEQKAATNAISIMISYPYHSDLVDELLSLAKEELSHFEMVHQKIKDRGYKLGFERRDEYVNELYKFMRKGHKKEIVLIDRLLFSAMVEARSCERFRILSLHINDLDLREFYHELMISEANHYTTFLAFARKYGNAIEDVNARWQQWLDYEANVVKSYGKSETIHG is encoded by the coding sequence ATGCTGGGCTTAAAACTCGAAACTGATCCTCACTGGGTAAATATAGTTGAAAAAAACATTGAAGAGATTCTTACCGATCATGCCTGGTGTGAGCAAAAAGCGGCTACCAATGCCATTTCTATCATGATCAGTTACCCCTATCACAGCGATTTGGTTGACGAACTTTTAAGTCTTGCAAAGGAAGAACTCAGCCATTTTGAAATGGTGCATCAGAAAATAAAAGACCGGGGTTATAAGCTGGGCTTCGAACGCCGCGATGAATATGTGAACGAACTTTATAAATTTATGCGCAAGGGGCATAAAAAAGAAATTGTACTTATCGACCGCCTTTTGTTTTCTGCCATGGTAGAAGCAAGGAGTTGCGAGCGTTTCAGGATTTTATCATTGCATATTAATGATTTAGACTTACGTGAATTTTATCACGAATTAATGATAAGTGAAGCAAATCACTACACTACTTTTTTGGCTTTTGCACGAAAATACGGAAACGCCATTGAAGATGTGAACGCACGCTGGCAGCAGTGGCTGGACTATGAAGCCAATGTGGTAAAAAGTTATGGGAAGAGCGAGACCATTCACGGGTAA
- a CDS encoding SAM-dependent methyltransferase: protein MGHLGKLYLLPVPIIEEGGHKFIPSYNSEIISTLKTFIAEDAKTARRCLKGFAYPNLPGAEILLLNEHTKSGDLSALLKPLLNGQNVGLMSDAGCPGIADPGADVVKLAHQSGIEVVPLVGPSSIVLSIMASGFNGQNFAFVGYLPIEKPLKVKRLKELEILAQKQNQAQFFIETPYRNEQMLDTILESLAPQTLVFIGRDISSSKQLLLSKTVAEWKKGPKPAMHKVPVVYGIYR from the coding sequence ATGGGTCATTTAGGAAAATTATACTTATTGCCGGTGCCAATCATAGAGGAGGGTGGACATAAGTTTATTCCTTCTTACAACTCTGAAATCATCTCAACGCTTAAGACGTTTATTGCGGAAGATGCTAAAACAGCAAGGCGTTGTTTAAAAGGTTTTGCTTATCCAAACCTTCCCGGGGCGGAAATTCTTTTACTTAACGAACATACAAAAAGTGGAGATCTTTCTGCTTTGCTAAAACCTCTGCTAAACGGGCAGAATGTGGGTTTGATGAGTGATGCAGGTTGTCCTGGTATTGCCGACCCGGGCGCTGATGTTGTAAAACTCGCCCATCAAAGCGGCATTGAGGTTGTTCCCCTGGTTGGCCCCAGCTCCATTGTTTTAAGCATTATGGCCAGTGGGTTTAATGGTCAGAATTTTGCCTTTGTGGGATATCTTCCCATCGAAAAACCATTAAAAGTAAAACGGCTCAAAGAACTGGAGATCCTTGCCCAAAAGCAAAACCAGGCGCAGTTTTTTATTGAGACCCCCTACCGCAATGAACAAATGCTGGATACCATTTTAGAAAGTCTCGCCCCGCAAACCCTTGTGTTTATAGGACGCGATATTTCTTCATCCAAACAATTACTGCTTTCAAAAACAGTCGCAGAATGGAAAAAAGGCCCGAAACCCGCTATGCACAAAGTTCCTGTGGTTTACGGAATTTATCGTTAG
- the rfbC gene encoding dTDP-4-dehydrorhamnose 3,5-epimerase: MEVIETKLKGVVVLQPKVFEDERGYFYESYNAKLFKAAGLDLNFVQDNQSLSQKGVLRGLHFQNNPWAQGKLVRVIKGSVYDVAVDIRKSSPTYGQWFGIELNEKNKTMMYIPAGFAHGFATLENDTIFSYKCTNFYDKASEYSLLWNDPDIGIEWPISDPLLSEKDMLGKRIKDFVSLFA; the protein is encoded by the coding sequence ATGGAAGTTATTGAAACAAAATTAAAAGGTGTAGTGGTTCTTCAACCTAAAGTGTTTGAAGATGAGCGTGGGTATTTTTATGAAAGTTATAATGCAAAACTATTTAAAGCAGCGGGACTGGATTTAAATTTTGTGCAGGACAATCAATCCCTGTCACAAAAAGGTGTTTTACGCGGACTTCACTTTCAAAATAATCCATGGGCTCAGGGTAAACTTGTGCGTGTAATCAAAGGTTCTGTGTATGATGTTGCGGTGGATATTCGCAAAAGTTCTCCAACCTACGGTCAATGGTTTGGCATTGAGCTTAATGAGAAAAATAAAACCATGATGTACATTCCTGCAGGTTTTGCACACGGATTCGCTACACTTGAAAATGATACCATATTTTCCTACAAATGCACGAATTTTTACGATAAGGCTTCTGAATATAGTCTCTTATGGAACGATCCGGATATCGGTATTGAATGGCCTATCAGTGATCCGCTGTTGTCTGAAAAAGATATGCTGGGAAAACGCATTAAAGATTTTGTAAGTTTATTCGCATAG
- a CDS encoding murein transglycosylase, translating to MKLTSMKLRHTLFRNNFTRPFVLLFAFVVFYFFLKAYILPPLPNSVSYTNNNFYVFDLNIPPDLQFCGEKIPSNDFDIKKDLEKEFFNSAYWKNNSLALFQKAQRWFPYIEPILKKEGVPDDFKYLCVIESHLSNAASPAGAAGFWQLVPNSARNYGLEVNSEVDERYHVEKATHAACGHIKDAYAVFKNWTLSAAAYNRGIGGIQSAMAKQKTDNYHDLLLNRETGSFVYRILAYKTLFSSPGHFGIKKKKWTYYPKIPVRVLKVDSTISSLSAFAKSQGVTAGVIRLYNPWLLGDQLNNPAKKVYEISIPKNLEADYSGYLKDLLAEEGQVVHYASDPVATLQVADTDTTGTVKKSISYVVKIDEPLKNLATFLKVSEEDIRKWNNLSETQQAVAGQTLIIHYQTK from the coding sequence ATGAAATTAACAAGTATGAAGCTCAGGCATACCTTATTCAGGAACAACTTCACACGTCCTTTCGTGCTGCTTTTTGCTTTTGTTGTTTTTTACTTTTTTCTGAAAGCGTATATCCTTCCACCGCTTCCCAATTCTGTTTCCTACACAAATAATAATTTTTATGTTTTCGACCTTAATATTCCACCAGATTTACAATTTTGTGGCGAAAAAATTCCTTCCAACGATTTTGATATCAAGAAGGACCTGGAGAAAGAGTTTTTTAATAGCGCTTATTGGAAAAATAATTCCCTCGCGCTTTTTCAAAAGGCACAACGCTGGTTTCCCTATATAGAACCAATTTTAAAAAAAGAAGGCGTGCCTGATGATTTTAAATACCTCTGCGTGATAGAAAGTCATTTGTCTAATGCAGCCTCGCCGGCAGGTGCAGCAGGCTTCTGGCAACTAGTACCAAATTCTGCCCGCAATTATGGCCTCGAAGTGAACTCAGAAGTAGATGAACGCTACCACGTTGAAAAGGCTACTCATGCGGCATGCGGACATATTAAAGATGCTTACGCGGTTTTTAAAAACTGGACGCTTTCTGCGGCAGCCTATAACCGTGGTATTGGTGGAATTCAAAGTGCTATGGCGAAACAAAAAACGGATAATTACCACGATCTTTTGCTAAACCGTGAAACAGGAAGTTTTGTGTACCGTATTCTTGCCTACAAAACATTGTTCTCGAGTCCGGGTCATTTTGGAATTAAGAAAAAGAAATGGACTTATTACCCAAAAATTCCGGTGCGTGTTTTAAAAGTGGATTCTACTATCAGCAGTTTATCCGCTTTTGCTAAATCGCAGGGAGTAACAGCAGGAGTAATTCGTTTGTATAATCCCTGGCTTTTGGGAGATCAGTTAAATAATCCTGCAAAAAAAGTTTACGAAATCAGCATTCCAAAAAACCTGGAGGCCGACTACTCAGGGTATTTAAAGGATCTTTTAGCTGAAGAGGGGCAAGTAGTGCATTATGCCTCAGATCCCGTTGCAACGCTTCAGGTTGCAGATACTGACACAACAGGCACAGTAAAAAAATCTATCAGTTATGTGGTGAAGATAGATGAACCCTTAAAAAATCTTGCTACTTTTTTAAAAGTGAGCGAAGAAGACATTCGTAAATGGAATAACCTATCTGAAACGCAGCAAGCGGTGGCAGGGCAAACACTAATCATTCACTATCAAACGAAGTGA
- a CDS encoding transcriptional regulator, with product MSDQQKFLKSLGKHIDKIRKKQDLSFQELALRCDIEKSNLVKLTSQGSNITVASLYKIAKGLDVPVSELLKF from the coding sequence ATGTCCGACCAACAAAAATTCCTAAAGTCATTAGGAAAACATATTGATAAAATAAGGAAGAAGCAGGATTTGTCCTTTCAGGAACTGGCCTTACGATGTGATATTGAGAAGTCGAACCTTGTTAAGTTAACTAGTCAGGGTTCAAATATTACTGTCGCCAGTCTTTATAAAATTGCCAAAGGTTTGGATGTCCCAGTGTCCGAATTGTTGAAGTTCTGA
- a CDS encoding single-stranded DNA-binding protein, with protein MMNIKNHVHLIGRLGANPEVKVLENGNKLARFNIAVSQTYKTKSGEKVTDVQWHSIVAWGNLAEIAEKILQKGTQVNVDGKLFNRSYTNKEGVKRSSTEIVANELLVFTQKSAA; from the coding sequence ATGATGAACATCAAAAATCACGTACACTTAATCGGACGTTTAGGTGCAAACCCGGAAGTAAAAGTATTAGAGAATGGTAACAAGCTTGCCCGCTTTAACATCGCCGTATCACAAACCTACAAAACAAAATCGGGTGAAAAAGTAACGGACGTACAATGGCACTCCATTGTGGCCTGGGGCAACCTTGCGGAGATCGCAGAAAAGATTCTTCAAAAAGGTACACAGGTAAATGTGGACGGAAAATTATTTAACCGCTCTTACACAAATAAAGAAGGCGTGAAGCGCAGCAGTACAGAAATTGTTGCGAACGAATTATTAGTATTCACACAAAAGAGTGCAGCATAA
- a CDS encoding single-stranded DNA-binding protein, which yields MMNIKNHVHLIGRLGANPEVKVLENGNKLARFNIAVSQTYKTKSGEKVTDVQWHSIVAWGNLAEIAEKILQKGTQVNVDGKLFNRSYTNKEGVKRSSTEIVANELLVFTQKSAA from the coding sequence ATGATGAACATTAAAAATCACGTACACTTAATCGGACGTTTAGGTGCAAACCCGGAAGTAAAAGTATTAGAGAATGGTAACAAGCTTGCCCGCTTTAACATCGCCGTATCACAAACCTACAAAACAAAATCGGGTGAAAAAGTAACGGACGTACAATGGCACTCCATTGTGGCCTGGGGCAACCTTGCGGAGATCGCAGAAAAGATTCTTCAAAAAGGTACACAGGTAAATGTGGACGGAAAATTATTTAACCGCTCTTACACAAATAAAGAAGGCGTGAAGCGCAGCAGTACAGAAATTGTTGCGAACGAATTATTAGTATTCACACAAAAGAGTGCAGCATAA
- a CDS encoding single-stranded DNA-binding protein has translation MNTVNRVQLTGNLGSDPEIKTFESGKLAKFSIATKEEFTTRGGERSADTQWHFIVAWNKVAERVESELKKGSFVSIEGRLVTRNYTDKNGVKKYITEVVANDVVINQKQS, from the coding sequence ATGAATACAGTAAACAGAGTACAATTAACAGGCAACCTTGGCAGCGACCCGGAAATTAAAACTTTTGAAAGCGGCAAGCTTGCAAAATTTTCGATAGCAACAAAAGAAGAATTTACAACCCGCGGCGGAGAAAGATCTGCAGACACCCAATGGCACTTTATCGTGGCCTGGAACAAAGTGGCAGAGCGGGTAGAAAGCGAACTTAAAAAAGGGAGCTTTGTAAGCATCGAGGGAAGATTAGTGACCCGGAATTATACGGACAAGAACGGAGTGAAAAAATACATCACTGAAGTTGTAGCAAACGATGTGGTAATTAACCAGAAACAATCTTAA
- a CDS encoding MFS transporter — protein MSFIKTDSLQVFKIKEFRLFVLVRLFLTLAIQMQFSTIYLQVYYEHSKDELTLGFIGLAEAIPFIITSFFSGHYVDLISKKKIIFSCSALLMLGALFLFLNAQVMIHLLHSAGIVVLFSVVFLFGIVRAFLGAATNPYLSQLVPRKDYTHSATWNSTAWHTGAILGPVLAGFVYGHKGTFNAEWCHAIEVVLFLVSLFLLYQIKNPGSSEVSEKKENIFDSMKVGLNFVFSNKMVLSAISLDLFAVLFGGAVVLIPAFTDKVLHLGPEAYGLLRTAPAIGAVISAFIMAAYPPAKKAGVALLWSVIAFGIFTILFGFCTNYWLACAALFMTGAFDNVSVVVRHSILQLMTPNNMRGRVSAINNIFIGSSNEIGAFESGVAAKLLGLVPSIAFGGGMTILVVLGINKLNPKLKKLDINAIS, from the coding sequence ATGTCTTTCATCAAAACGGATTCCCTCCAGGTTTTTAAAATAAAAGAATTCAGACTGTTTGTTCTTGTTCGTTTGTTTTTAACCCTTGCCATTCAAATGCAGTTTAGTACCATTTACCTGCAGGTTTATTATGAACATTCAAAAGATGAGTTAACTCTTGGTTTTATAGGGCTTGCGGAGGCCATCCCTTTTATCATTACATCTTTTTTCAGCGGGCATTATGTTGATCTTATTTCTAAAAAGAAAATCATTTTTTCCTGCAGTGCTTTGTTAATGCTTGGGGCTTTGTTCTTATTTTTAAACGCTCAAGTCATGATTCACCTGCTGCACAGCGCAGGAATCGTTGTTTTATTTTCAGTTGTTTTTCTTTTCGGCATCGTCCGCGCTTTTTTAGGAGCTGCAACTAATCCTTATCTCAGCCAGCTTGTTCCACGAAAAGATTACACGCATTCCGCTACCTGGAACAGCACTGCCTGGCACACCGGCGCCATACTTGGTCCAGTACTTGCAGGGTTTGTTTACGGACACAAGGGTACTTTCAACGCAGAATGGTGTCACGCTATCGAAGTCGTTTTATTTCTTGTGTCTTTATTTCTTCTTTACCAAATTAAGAATCCTGGTTCTTCAGAAGTTTCTGAAAAGAAGGAGAACATTTTTGATAGTATGAAAGTGGGCCTTAATTTTGTTTTCAGTAATAAAATGGTTCTTAGCGCAATTTCACTCGATCTGTTTGCTGTTTTGTTTGGTGGTGCCGTTGTACTAATTCCTGCCTTTACAGATAAGGTGTTGCATTTAGGCCCCGAGGCATACGGACTTTTAAGAACCGCTCCTGCAATAGGCGCTGTTATTTCTGCATTTATTATGGCCGCATATCCTCCTGCTAAAAAAGCCGGCGTTGCTTTATTGTGGTCGGTTATTGCTTTTGGAATTTTCACCATTTTGTTTGGATTTTGTACAAATTATTGGTTGGCTTGCGCCGCCTTGTTTATGACCGGTGCTTTTGACAATGTGAGCGTGGTTGTGAGACATAGTATTTTACAGTTAATGACTCCGAATAATATGCGGGGCCGAGTGAGTGCTATCAATAATATTTTTATAGGAAGCAGTAATGAAATTGGCGCTTTTGAAAGCGGAGTTGCTGCTAAACTTCTGGGCCTTGTACCATCCATTGCTTTTGGGGGTGGCATGACTATTCTTGTAGTGCTCGGTATTAACAAACTCAATCCGAAATTGAAAAAGCTGGATATTAACGCCATTTCTTAA
- a CDS encoding DNA helicase: MSLSEEQKSIIASAGNIKINAVAGSGKTTTVIEYAKTRPDKSLILYLAFNKSVKLEAEEKFRNNGLHNVKVETAHSLAYKHVVIGSRYKVRHMTYKTHEIAEILGLNGGGEKHAEFVLANHILKFISYFCNSDKERIKDLNYLEVLTDFNARDFVKSCYRYIEMQAEKLFQKMELAEIEVTHDFYLKKFQLTRPQLKYDYILFDEGQDASAAVLDVFLKQAGTKVIVGDTHQQIYGWRYAINSLEKVNFQTFHLSTSFRFGKDIAHLANRVLGWKNYFRAQENIVINGGGQTTGLKIKAIIARTNLGLLLEAISFITKKEHGTSIYFEGNINSYTYAEDGASLYDVLHLYNRKRGAIKDKIIRTMRNLDELEEYIEKTEDAQLGIMVEIVKEYGNAIPGLIRDLKSRHVQGDEKQKAEWIFSTVHRCKGMEYDEIYLAPDFITEKKVIDASKKLREENAKAKLLEEINLLYVALTRTKHLLHIHAKTLPEDFPASKTICVIKEEVSEDAKVGPVGDKLSNTALDPDSAILLEASPTKEKAYNVEKMRETYKGAYSPWTEALDKELETLMMNLSVKKLALHFGRTEGSIRSRIKKLEKTSLCK, encoded by the coding sequence ATATCACTGAGCGAGGAACAAAAAAGCATAATTGCATCTGCCGGAAATATAAAAATAAATGCAGTAGCGGGATCCGGAAAAACAACAACGGTAATTGAATACGCGAAAACACGCCCCGATAAATCGCTTATACTTTATTTAGCTTTTAATAAATCAGTAAAGTTAGAAGCTGAAGAGAAATTCAGAAACAATGGGCTTCATAATGTAAAAGTAGAGACGGCACACTCTTTGGCATATAAACATGTGGTAATTGGAAGCAGGTACAAAGTGCGGCATATGACTTATAAAACCCATGAGATCGCTGAAATACTTGGACTAAACGGAGGGGGAGAAAAACACGCAGAGTTTGTGCTGGCTAATCACATCTTAAAATTTATTTCCTACTTCTGCAATAGTGACAAAGAAAGAATAAAGGATCTCAATTATCTGGAAGTTCTTACTGACTTTAACGCCAGAGACTTTGTGAAAAGTTGCTATCGTTACATCGAGATGCAGGCAGAAAAATTATTTCAAAAAATGGAACTTGCAGAAATTGAAGTCACACATGATTTTTATCTCAAGAAATTTCAATTGACCAGGCCGCAGTTAAAGTATGACTACATACTTTTTGATGAAGGCCAGGATGCTTCTGCAGCTGTTCTTGATGTGTTTTTGAAACAAGCCGGTACAAAAGTGATAGTGGGCGATACACATCAGCAAATTTATGGCTGGCGTTATGCTATAAACTCTCTTGAAAAAGTAAATTTTCAGACCTTCCATTTATCCACCAGCTTTCGTTTTGGTAAAGACATAGCGCATCTGGCAAATCGTGTACTGGGTTGGAAAAATTATTTCAGGGCTCAGGAGAACATAGTTATAAACGGTGGGGGACAAACAACGGGTCTTAAAATAAAAGCGATTATTGCGCGAACAAACCTGGGATTACTTTTAGAAGCCATTAGTTTTATCACCAAAAAAGAACATGGCACAAGTATTTATTTTGAGGGAAATATAAATTCATACACCTACGCAGAAGATGGAGCTTCATTGTATGATGTGCTCCATCTTTACAATAGAAAGCGCGGTGCTATAAAAGATAAAATAATTCGCACCATGCGAAATCTTGACGAGCTGGAAGAGTATATTGAAAAAACAGAGGATGCTCAGTTGGGCATAATGGTTGAAATTGTAAAAGAATATGGTAACGCAATTCCCGGGCTAATCAGAGACCTGAAATCCCGCCATGTACAAGGAGATGAAAAGCAGAAAGCAGAATGGATCTTTTCTACCGTGCATCGCTGCAAAGGCATGGAGTATGACGAAATTTACCTGGCGCCTGATTTTATTACCGAAAAAAAAGTAATAGACGCGTCGAAAAAGTTGCGGGAGGAAAATGCAAAAGCAAAATTGCTTGAAGAAATAAATCTTTTATACGTGGCTTTAACCAGAACAAAACATCTTTTACACATTCACGCTAAAACTTTGCCGGAAGATTTCCCTGCTTCTAAAACTATTTGCGTAATAAAAGAAGAGGTATCGGAAGATGCAAAAGTAGGTCCCGTCGGCGACAAGTTATCGAATACTGCTCTGGATCCGGATTCTGCTATTCTTCTGGAGGCTTCTCCAACAAAAGAAAAAGCATACAACGTGGAAAAGATGCGTGAAACATATAAAGGTGCATACAGTCCATGGACAGAGGCCTTGGATAAAGAACTAGAAACTTTGATGATGAACTTGTCTGTAAAAAAATTGGCGCTGCATTTTGGCCGGACGGAAGGTTCGATTAGGTCGCGGATAAAGAAGTTGGAGAAAACAAGTTTATGTAAGTAA
- a CDS encoding UDP-N-acetylglucosamine 2-epimerase (non-hydrolyzing) — protein MLTIVTIIGARPQIIKAAALSRAIKTKFSTEIKEIIVHTGQHYDANMSQVFFDELGIPTPDYNLNVGSGSHGKQTATMLAGIEEILLKEKPNAIVLYGDTNSTLAGGIAASKIHVPVVHIEAGLRSFSKAMPEEVNRIMCDHVSTLLFSPTKTGFENLVREGFNKDAQAPFSADNPKIYHCGDVMYDNSLFFSEVSENKTDIIQKLKLEKNKFILATIHRNNNTDEPERLNALFRSLQDISVKHDLEVVLPLHPRTSKLLETNLDKTLYAQIQSNSKFRIIEPASFLEMVALEKNCKLVMTDSGGVQKEAFYFEKPCVILRPETEWVELVECGAAIVADADEKRIKEAFEKLTSKTDLKFPKLYGDGKAAEFICGEFVKNLAS, from the coding sequence ATGTTAACAATTGTCACCATCATAGGCGCACGTCCGCAAATTATTAAAGCTGCTGCACTAAGCCGCGCTATCAAAACAAAATTCAGTACAGAAATTAAAGAGATTATAGTTCATACGGGCCAGCATTACGATGCCAACATGAGCCAGGTATTTTTCGATGAACTGGGAATTCCCACACCGGATTACAATTTGAACGTAGGAAGTGGAAGTCATGGTAAACAAACAGCTACAATGCTTGCTGGCATTGAAGAAATTCTTTTAAAAGAAAAACCTAATGCCATTGTACTTTACGGAGATACGAATTCTACTTTGGCGGGCGGAATTGCGGCCAGTAAAATTCACGTTCCTGTGGTGCATATCGAAGCGGGACTGAGATCTTTTAGCAAAGCCATGCCGGAAGAAGTGAACCGTATTATGTGCGATCACGTCAGTACACTTTTATTTTCCCCCACTAAAACCGGTTTTGAAAATTTGGTGCGCGAAGGCTTTAATAAAGATGCGCAAGCGCCTTTCTCTGCTGATAATCCTAAAATCTATCACTGCGGCGATGTGATGTATGATAACAGTTTGTTTTTTAGCGAAGTTTCAGAAAATAAAACAGACATCATTCAGAAATTAAAGCTTGAAAAAAATAAATTTATTCTTGCTACAATTCATCGTAACAACAATACCGACGAGCCTGAAAGATTAAATGCGCTTTTTAGATCTTTACAGGACATTTCTGTAAAGCATGATTTGGAAGTAGTACTTCCTTTACATCCGCGGACTTCCAAATTATTGGAAACCAACCTCGATAAAACTTTGTACGCGCAAATTCAATCCAATTCGAAATTCAGAATTATTGAACCGGCCTCTTTTTTAGAAATGGTAGCGCTGGAAAAAAATTGTAAACTTGTTATGACCGACAGTGGCGGTGTTCAAAAAGAAGCCTTTTATTTTGAGAAACCCTGTGTGATCTTGCGTCCCGAAACGGAGTGGGTAGAACTCGTAGAATGTGGTGCGGCTATTGTGGCGGATGCAGACGAGAAAAGGATTAAAGAGGCTTTCGAAAAATTAACTTCAAAAACAGATTTAAAATTTCCAAAGTTGTACGGTGATGGAAAAGCTGCAGAGTTTATTTGCGGGGAGTTTGTGAAGAATCTTGCGAGCTAG